The DNA window caattacttttttatggCCATCTGCTAATTTATTGAGCAATTTCTTCTAATGTCTTGTTACGACCATACACTGGtactgtttatttcaattttaccctactttaatgttttatgtcCCAAAGGAGGAAGGTCTGAAATTTGCTACGGCAGTGTAATTATATCATTaacgaaaatttaattttagttcaaagTGGCTgttattaaaggaaaaaagtGTGTTTAAAGTACAACAATGTAAAAACCATTCAAGACTTTATTAATAAGGTGATGAAtggttttattgtaattatagtcATTACTATTCTTTATTATCGTGTCAATGTTCACCACGGAGGTCATGATTGAGTAATTAACAATCTACAAAGTGTAAAGACTTCATTTTTTAtcattctattgtttttgttatttacctACATTAAACAAACAACCTTTATGATAAAGCTACGTTTATTCCAACAAAAATATTGGTCTTCcctaacaaattttaaatagtaCCTATAGGAATTTCCACAGTAAATTTAAGAAGTTATAAAATGCTTGAAATTGTGCTCTATTGAATGGAAATTTGTTTTCTACTTTAAACAAACATTGCAACCTAGGTACTaatatgatttttgtttatttccagTGGTACAAAACTGTGTCATAATCGTTGAGATGCTACTGCTGTCTTTATGGGCATGGCGGCTCTACAGACAACCACCCGGAAAAGACCTGGAGAAAGTGCTGAGGGACAAAGTCGTGGTAGCTGTCCTAGAAGACAACACGAGATCTATTGATGTGAGGGTCAAAGACGGCGTCGACAACAAGTCCTTCAACAATAACAACAGTGAAGACGGAACCCTTTGAATAGACTGGGGTCTGATTATGTTGTATCAAGTCAAAAGACAAGAAGAACAGGGGGCGTATTCTCTAAGCGTAAAATAATGTAGGTGTTGACAGTGTTCACAAATCACACCCACTTTAATTGTAATCATGTTAGGTGCCTTTATTATGTAGTTCGTATATCTAAATGTTGTCGATCACTTTGTAAATCAAGTTTTTGTGATACACGTTTAGCAAATACAAGTACAATTATGTACCTGAACGTACGTATGTAGGATCCATGGTccgtttgatttaaaaatattataattacgtaTTCTTATAAACGTATTTCAAGAAACTACATTTTATAACTCATTTTTGTAATAGATTCTATTATGATGTGTctttagtgtattttttatattgtatcaaAATGACAAAGTGCACCAAACTTTGTAGATGTGAAGTTATTATgaatattgtgataaaattgaattagataaatatacatgtattcttgaagttttatttttattctgtaaaaTGCTCAAATGACAATATAATAGTACAAATACACAGCAATATTATTGTTCATCAGGAGATTCGCTTCCATTACTTTTATCCTCATTTTCCTCTGACGGGGTGCCCGCTCTGGAACTTTCTGATCCGTAAATATTATGCAATTCTTCCAATTTGTAATGGATTTTTACGCCCTTTGAAGTAGTCTTGTTAACTCTATTTACAAGTGATTTCGTTTGTTCTTCTAACCTTCTTAACCTTAAGTCACGCGCAGCAAATCTTGCTTCGTGATCAATTTCACTTGATGTGGATGGCCCAGAGTCTTCTTTGTCAGAATTGTCTTCCGTTGTTGTGTCAACAGTTACTGCagtgtcatttatttttctttgatggTCAGTGTGAAGGGAGTCaagtttttcaattatcttttCACCTGAATCTAGAGTATTGACTAAAGTTTCAACTACTTCAGAACAACTGCTTTCTAACTTCTCCAGTCTTTCATCTTTTTTGGCAAGTCTCTCATTTTGCTTTCTAACGTTTTCTAATATAGCTTGAAAATCAGGCATAGATTGTGATGCTCTTGGAAGATCAATTTTTTGGTTTGAGTCGGTGGGGTCATATTTTGTTGTAATGGGCATTTCATCGATACAAACAACTTGAGGTGATTTTGGGACTTCGCTAATTTGTGttgtttcaaattcatttttttcagATATATCTGCAGTCTCTTTCCCATCACTGGTACCTGCTATATCTACGAGAGCTATATTTTCTGTAAAGGCTGTCAACTGCCTCTGATCTTCAATAGATTCATTCCGGTCTTCTGTGGGTTGACTCGTATTGTCGGATGACAAATTACTTGGCATGGGTCGTTTTATAAGGTGGTCGAGAGTGTTGTTTATTTGTTCACTTATTTCTGCAGTTGCTTGggtcttttttaataaagctaTGCTTTCTTTTTCTAAACTATTCAACTTAGCATCCTTTTTAGCTAATCGTTCATTTTGAAGCtggatatttttcaaaatttgggAGGGATCAATAAGACCGGAAGTTGAAGGGGATTCACTTGCGTCAGATTGAGTAGTTACTTCAATGTTCTCTCGAGTGCTTGTTCGTAACGTATTATCGACATCTTTTATAAGTTCTTGTTCAGTATGTATTTCATCAGGACAAGAATCATCGTGTGTAATATCAGCCATTTCATCTTCTGTTTCTTCGCATCCTTTTTTTGGTTTAAGTAAATTGTCACTTTTGCTTGGTTCAGACATTAACCCATGATTTCCTTCACTTTCTTGGGTATCCAAAGGTAAATCAGCCACGTCTAGCAAATCGCTGACGGGTTCCTCTCTTTCTCCTGGTAAGTTTAAGTCTGTGCTTGAATCTAAAATAGTCTCAAATGACTTCTTAAGCTTTCTCTTGCATCTGATTGTTGGCTCAGCGACATATTCACTCTCATCATTTGATTCTGACGATTCATCTGATGGCCGTTCGTCACTGTAGCCGCTTTCTCCTGAGTTATTAAAAGAAGGAGAACCAGGTTTATTCTTTCTACTTGAGAACTCTGCTCTGAGATCTCTCCAGTCTTTTTCTGACTGAGTGTTCTTTTCACGAGCCTGTTCCCATTTCTCACGGCAATATTCCAGTTCCTCCTTTAACTCATTCAATAACTTTCTTTTCTGCTGTAATTCATATTTAAGAATCTTTTCGTGAGTGTGTAACTGGTGATGATGTCTCCGTAGTCGGCCGACCACATGCCACGTCTTGCTCAACTCATTAGTAACCATACATAATCTACGTTCTTGTTCCTCTAGCCTGGTCTCTAAGTGGCCATTAAGTTGCTTCATGCGATTAACCTCCTTGATCAAGCCAAGTTTTTCCAAAATAAGATCCTGCAACAAACAATTGCATACGATTTAATTTCGAAACATTCAGACTCGTAgaatacaataattgtttttgttttcggaGATTACACAAAATATTGGCGCAGTACCAACATTGATGCCGCGCATTTTTTGTGTACTGCAAAATAATGATCATGAagctgtttatttttacttgtgaCTTTTGACCATGACTCAATTTATCTAGAAAATAATTACTACTGTGGCTGAGAGttaataatttacctttaatcTGATGTAAGTCTGACTAACGCTTGGCACTAACACGGGTCCTGATTTAGTTTCAACGGACTTGTAACACGTAGTAACTTTTTCTGGAGAGTTCTCTTCTGCCACGTTTTGGTGACTTAAAAGTTCAATCAGGACTTTCCAAACTTTGGGCAGATTTTCCACAATTTCTTCGGCAGTGCTGGGTTTTTGATTTtctgaaaagaaataaacttttaacaacTGAATATTTATCATGATAAGTTTgggaaataaaaatgtatttacctGATCCTTGCTCTGAAGTCATAGCTTCTTGGCTTGATGCCTGAtcgtcaattttattattttcatctgAACACTTATCCTCGTTCTCATCCACTTGAGTGACTAATTCCAATAAAAGTTTTGGTAAAGCTGATGATGCTTCtgaatcattttctttttcagccATTTGTGTCAGCAAGCCGTGGTTTTCTTGAAGTCTTTGAACTAACGTGTCCAAATCTTGTTTGGTTTTGGATCCGAGCAAAACTTGCGAGAAAAGCTGGAATGGTAATAGTGAAAATTAAGTATCAAGTCGCATTGTGATCGATTGTCAGTAGAAAGTCTTGTTTACTAGATACTTAAATGGGTGCTTACCTTGTTTACTACTGCCATTTCTGCTTTTAATACGTTTGTTTCCGTCTGGCATAAAGATATTTGTGAATTTTTGTTATCAATAGTCTCAATTAATGAATCTATCTTTAATTCCAATTCTTCAATTTTAGCTTTTAAATCTGTACACCTGGAATGgatgataacaatattaatatgatttatGAAATGTTGCAAAAGGGAAATACGTAAAAACTTGAAGAATAAGGGATAGTACTTACTTTTTAACTTCACCCTGGTAAAGAACTTTGTGCTCATCTAATTCTCTAATTAGACCTTGCCGGGTTACTTCTGCAAGTCGAGCACGCTCTTCGTACAGACCACGCAATGTGCGAATGTTTAGCAACTGACGCTCGTATTCTTGCCTTAAATCAGTAGATAATAAATTGGTTTCCCTATCAGCAAGAGTCCGTTctatttcgtttaatttatttttaagctgaaaaaaattgtattatgttacatacatattatgctTAGGCACAGTACCTACACAATATTGAATGCTTTATCATATTTATGAAGTCTGGTACGTTATAGTCGTAATAGCTGTGTACTGTTGGCACATCGTCAAATTGTGGAACGCCAAGCATACGAGATGCTTAGTGCTCTTGGATCGTATGCCGTACATTTAAGGTCCCTGACCGGCTGCAGTCATGCTTTGTCCAGGTCGTTGGCATTTCGCTACCAAGCTAAAAAATTGGCTTATACTCCAGGCAGCAAGGAAGGTCGTGGATAGGAAATGCATTCAAAAACACTGTTGTATGTTAAATCGAGTGCCTTAAGTGACAgttatgggaaggtggggtaagacggggtagcgaggtaagatggggaccctccaaaaatatataatacagtattaattgaaaagttattttgacgccatctagtcgtatttatcagtacttgttagagtcgcaaaaagtttgttcgaaggagcgcaagattcttcatggtaagtacatttttaaaatttgaagtggttttatctaattattgaagcatataaagtgcatgactgttataatgtatgataaacataatgtgtgacatattttttttgttaatttgtatttattttactattgtaaactcattaattcatgccggtttcttttgatttataacctctaaaaattcaatacaacttttaagtccagtttgggaaagatgggacacttatgtggggcaagacggggtaggtacccgatcttatccgctgagttgttattcagtttgtattgagattgcattcaacattaactatttttttatagtacagttccaaaaacagtaatgttgtcatttcctgatgcttaaatggctacaccgccgtaaatcatttagcaaactctccacctccaccaactgcttcaacctcatgtctcaagcaggcaacagtaaatgattatatagataatgatgcattccatctggttagcccgaaaaagttaatgccttattcgcaattcgccgaaaaaagaccaagacaagttcgaagaaggggaaaagcagctattattactgcttttctatataaaaaagaatgagaggaaaactaaaataggtagaaactaaaaccacatgtaacaaacaaaaagtaaatgacaaaaataacaataaagagaacttgaaaaaccgaaaaagcgaaaaggcacagaagaagaagatacagaatgtctatactgtcgcggcttgtattccgattatcatacttgtatcacttatcgtacttgaggcaagtgagcgcattgtgtctgtgcaggagtggaagacagcgatgacgaagctgaacatatctgcccggtttgtgaagatgacggcgcttaaatagtctataccccatcttaccccaggggtataccccatcttaccctataggtggggtaagatggggtgattcagttattttttaaaagtttatatttttatgagaagaacttatttttttttgttttgactgattgttattaaaagaagaaagactgattatttaattaataaaagttcctacgttgtgcaattaaaaaagatgggttttatttatgaaataccttaaggtacccgtcttaccccaccttcccctactAAGTTTTCCGTGTGATTTTACACTCTAAAATTAGATAAATGAAAACCAGTAATAGAAACAGAGCTGCTGATAAATTTATTCTGAAATCAATATAGCCTAACAGGGTTTACCAATCGATATATCACTTACATCATTTAACTGCTGTTCCCGAAGACTGATCATAGTTTTACTGACTGTAACCACTTCCTTCAGAGCACGGATTTGTTTAATGGATTCGGTGTTTTGCTCGTTCAAATCGGCAATTTCTGAATAAGCTCCTTGTAACGCCTGATTCGTTTCTGATAAGTTCTTTCTgagtcttaaattattttcttttaaatcttcaAACTCTGCTCTCATGTGTACTAAAGCGTCAGTTAGTTCACAATTCCCTTTTAAATGTAGAAGATTATCTGGAATTTCTATGTTATTCTTTGATAAtaattcacatagtaatttgtTGCTCTCGTATAGCTCTAGTTTAGCAgctttttcattttgtaatgaTTTCTCAAGGTCTTCTTTTTCAGCACGGTGTCTTGCTAATATCTGTCTTCTTTGTTCACGTTTTATATCCAACTGCTTTCTGAACTCGttcatttcttcttcttttgcTTTAGCACGAGCTTCGTGGTCATCAAATTCACCATCATTCAGTTCAGTGTTTTCATTCATTTCGTCACCATGGGAAATGCTTGCGTAGTTCATTGTTTCACTTTCACTGTTGACGTTTTCAGCGTCTCGTTCCCTGGTTGGGTCACTACTGAGGATATTTCCCATTTTGGAATACTTTTATAAACAAGTCGCACTTTCATCCGCGCAATATGCAGATCGAGGAtacgtgtttataatattgttaactaCCAAGACGTTTTTAATCAGACAAAGGACTGTCGACTTGGTGGACTCACACACGTATGTACGACGAAGCAAGCGTCTCCCGAAATAGATTTTTCGTCAGCTCCAGACGTACGTTGGTATAAACATATAGCACGCTCGCTTTTGCTGCTCACAGTTTGGTAAGAgggtatagatagatatatatttttcggcATATCTCcgtcaataattatttttaccggGTTATTTCCGACATGATGAGCTATGCAAGTATGTAACCTGTGTACAGTTGTTTGAGCGAAAGTGACCTTGTGTGACTATGTTATAGGAGTTAATTAAGTTTTGGTATTACTGGCcgtattataaaatacatagcATTCCATGAATGCTGCCTCAGTAGCACGGTAAAGCAATAAGTTCTTTAAATACCTTGACGTGACGTAATGATAAAGTCGCAAGTTATTGGGTTTGATTGCATGAGGTATTCAAACCCAGTAACTTGCGTAGTAATAGTTGAAATCATCAGACCTGCGttcatttttatcaattaataataaggtGTGATGGTAGGATCTGCTTAAAAAGTTGTTAAGATGTTGTGATAATAGGGACCTAAGACATCATTTATAAAGCTCTGGTGCTGTGTTTTGTAGGAGTAGGTAAGTAAGCCGCACGTAGTCTTCAACGTAGCCTTATTTGATCTGGAATACatgaattaaaatgttgtgGCAGTGACATTCACTAAGTAACATGCTTAATTTACTTGCGATGCTCTGCAGTAAAATTATAAGTAGCTGCCGCATATTTATCAATGTTTCTGGTAAAGGGATGAAGGGGCATCCTAGTGATTTTAGTCTTCCATAAACTACACCCTTAGCTTTCAAAAGTCAATACTTATGTAGTTTGTCTTACCAAAGCCTAATCTACTGCAcggtattaatatttaaattaggatGTACGAATTCATTAATGCTAAAATATCGTTTTGCTCGAAAGCCAAAAGGCTGGGCTCCACGCATTGTTCCTCGTcacagataaaataaatcttacaacTATTGTCAAACGTCAGTTGGTTATCAGCCACATAATCGAAATTCACATCACAGAACGAATTTTCTTTTTGGAAATTCCAATTTAAGGCATATTCATATGTACATAACATTCTCAGTTTTCCGTTTCTAAGTAATTTGATTATATGAGTCATAAAACATTGGCAGCTGGCAAAAgcatataaaataagtaaatatttcacGTTGTGTGTcaagattgattttattttattttgttttaacagtgGCTTATTGGTAATAATAGCTAATAAAATCACTTTGTGTGTGACGTCGTTCAATTTATTCGACAAATTGGGCCTCCTATAATCTGAAATGTGAAGTAGAATTAAAGCTTGTTAAGCGATGGATGAGAGTACTAAGAATTCCCCTTGTAAGGTAAAATTTACCAATGTTTTGCTGTTTATCCTCTTCTGACTGTAGAAAGATCTAAACTGACTTTTCTTGTGGTTAATAATTACGTATTGATTAATTTTGCTTTACTTAGACATGCCATTAGTGCATACAGTTGTTTTAGATTGTTACAATGGCTATACATTTGTGTGTTGAATTACTTTTCCTCTTATATGTGTAAATATCCAAATTTAAACAAGGGGATATAAATTTACCAATTTATATCATACAGTAGTGTATATTTTGTACATGTGTCTGGTAATACCAGTAGTGTTCAAGAAGAAACTGTGATAAAATGGTAAAACTCATTTATATTCTTTTCAAGATAAAAAAtgtggtttaaataaataatccagTACAAAATGATAAAGTGCACTctgcttttctttattaatttgcatTTATTACACTttctaagtaaaatattttcacttaatattacatttgatatgtagttaaactttttatttactgttacttTATTACTCTGTTTGTTtaagggaacataaaattgttgATAATGTTTATTGGAATTGGTTTGTCTGAATGTATTAAATTCtgtcataaaacatttatgcTACCTGAACTGTTTGATGATAAGTTTCAACtgtatttatgtacattttcataaattttagcATAACCAGTTGAAACAAAcagtaaattatgaaattaaatgattttacaGCATGAGATGCCTGACAGACATCAATGTATGAACATTAGTAATTGCTGACCAAAGCAATTTCATTCTAACCTTTAATTTTCATGGGCTAGTCaatatttcattgtaaaatcacttttatttctaaattattactCTGACCTAAAATCTGATATCTCAGCCAGTAGCCCTGCTAGTAAAGTTACAATAACCTCCATCAAACCTCTTT is part of the Trichoplusia ni isolate ovarian cell line Hi5 chromosome 7, tn1, whole genome shotgun sequence genome and encodes:
- the LOC113495552 gene encoding major antigen-like; its protein translation is MGNILSSDPTRERDAENVNSESETMNYASISHGDEMNENTELNDGEFDDHEARAKAKEEEMNEFRKQLDIKREQRRQILARHRAEKEDLEKSLQNEKAAKLELYESNKLLCELLSKNNIEIPDNLLHLKGNCELTDALVHMRAEFEDLKENNLRLRKNLSETNQALQGAYSEIADLNEQNTESIKQIRALKEVVTVSKTMISLREQQLNDLKNKLNEIERTLADRETNLLSTDLRQEYERQLLNIRTLRGLYEERARLAEVTRQGLIRELDEHKVLYQGEVKKCTDLKAKIEELELKIDSLIETIDNKNSQISLCQTETNVLKAEMAVVNKLFSQVLLGSKTKQDLDTLVQRLQENHGLLTQMAEKENDSEASSALPKLLLELVTQVDENEDKCSDENNKIDDQASSQEAMTSEQGSENQKPSTAEEIVENLPKVWKVLIELLSHQNVAEENSPEKVTTCYKSVETKSGPVLVPSVSQTYIRLKDLILEKLGLIKEVNRMKQLNGHLETRLEEQERRLCMVTNELSKTWHVVGRLRRHHHQLHTHEKILKYELQQKRKLLNELKEELEYCREKWEQAREKNTQSEKDWRDLRAEFSSRKNKPGSPSFNNSGESGYSDERPSDESSESNDESEYVAEPTIRCKRKLKKSFETILDSSTDLNLPGEREEPVSDLLDVADLPLDTQESEGNHGLMSEPSKSDNLLKPKKGCEETEDEMADITHDDSCPDEIHTEQELIKDVDNTLRTSTRENIEVTTQSDASESPSTSGLIDPSQILKNIQLQNERLAKKDAKLNSLEKESIALLKKTQATAEISEQINNTLDHLIKRPMPSNLSSDNTSQPTEDRNESIEDQRQLTAFTENIALVDIAGTSDGKETADISEKNEFETTQISEVPKSPQVVCIDEMPITTKYDPTDSNQKIDLPRASQSMPDFQAILENVRKQNERLAKKDERLEKLESSCSEVVETLVNTLDSGEKIIEKLDSLHTDHQRKINDTAVTVDTTTEDNSDKEDSGPSTSSEIDHEARFAARDLRLRRLEEQTKSLVNRVNKTTSKGVKIHYKLEELHNIYGSESSRAGTPSEENEDKSNGSESPDEQ